The DNA segment GGCGTCGTCGAAGTACGCGGGAACGGTGATCACCGCGTCGGTGACGTCCTCGCCGAGATACGACTCGGCGTCCCGCTTCAGTTTCTGCAGCACCCGGGCCGACAGTTCCTGGGCCCGGTAGCGGGAGCCGTCGATGTCGCCCTGATCCGGGAAGCGCCAGTTCGCGTCGCCCATGTACCGCTTCATGGAGCGGGCGGTGCGCTCGACGTTCGTCACCGCCTGGCGTTTGGCCACCTCGCCGACGAGTACCTCGCCGTTCTTGGCGAAGGCCACGACCGACGGTGTGGTCCTGGCCCCCTCCGCATTGGCGACGACAGTGGGCTCGCCGCCCTCCAGGACGGCGACCACCGAGTTAGTGGTCCCGAGATCGATCCCGACCGCGCGTGCCATCACTGTCCCCTTCCGCCAGGACACCCCTTGAACTCCAGCACAAAACTTGAGCGGGTTCTTGTCAATGGGACGAGTGACCGAGCGGACGGCCACCAAACGGTAGCTGAGCGCTCGCTCAGGGAGCCGGGGGCTGGCCCGAAGGGCCGCCCCCAGGGGCGCGGGGCTGTATCGATATGCGGCTCCGCCGCGTGGGCGCGACCAGCCACCGCGGCGCAGCAGCCGCCGGACGACCGAACCGTGGCACCCCCGCAGGCAACCCGCTACGCCAGCTTCGCCGACAGCGTGATCGTCGTCCCCGTCAGCGCCTGGCTGACCGGACAGTTCTTCTTGGCGTCCTCCGCCGCCGCGGCGAAGCCCTCCGCGTCGAGGCCGGGCACCGTCCCCTCCACGGTGAGGTGAATCCCGGTGATCCCCTCACCCGGCTGGAAGTTCACGTCGGCCGACGTGACGAGCTTGGTGGGCGGGGTGCCGGCACCCGCGAGAGCGTGCGACAGCGCCATGGAGAAGCAGCTGGAGTGCGCGGCGGCGATCAGCTCCTCGGGGCTGGTCTTGCCGTTCGCGTCCTGGGAGCGCGAGGCCCACGTGACCGGCTGGGCGGCGATGGCACCAGAGGAGTCGAAGTTGACGACACCGTTGCCCTCGAGCAGGTTGCCTTCCCAAACGGTGTGTGCGGAGCGCGTGGTAGCCACGGTTCTTCCTTTCGCGTGGGGGCCCGTTTCCTGGGTCCGTGCCCCCATCCGATCACACTCCGGCTCAACTCACCCGGAAGACCGGCCCACGCGGGGTGAACGGCAGACGACGGCCCTGCGGGAGCAGGTACGCGTGCTCGCGCCGCACCCGCAACACGTCGCACCAGCCGTCTGTGATGACCAGGACGGGCGCGCCGGGCGGGAAGTCGTCGGCGCGCTGGAGGAGGTCGATCCCGGGCTGCAGGACCGTACCGCCACGGCCGTGCACCCGGACCCGCCCCGCGATCTCCGTCACCGGCACATAGCCGGCGTCGTACGGTCCCGCGTCGCAGAACACCACCCGCGCGGCCGGTACGTCCCGGGCGGCGGCGTAGGAGGCGATGGCGCCGAGCGCCTTGCCGAGGAGCACGCTGCCCATCGAGCCGGAGGTGTCCAGGACGACGCCGAAGGTGCAGCGGGCGATCTCCTCGGGCGGGAAGTAGCGCCCCGCGCGCGGGATGTCGGGCGTCGACGACTGACGGCGCGAAGGACGGGCGTACGTCCGCACCGGCTCGGGGCGTGGCACGAACTCGTCGAACCAGCGGGCCAGTCGGGCGTCCCAGGGCAGCGGCGGATGGCTGAGCGCGCGGATCTCCTGGACCAGGCCGCCGGGCAGGAAGCCGCGTTCCTGCTGCTGGTGCAGGTCGAGGCCGTGGGAGAGGCCGCGGCGGTAGAACTCGTCGAGGTCGCAGTAGTCGCCGGGGACGCCGAGCGGGGCGCCCAGCACATCGCCGACGCCCTTGCCGCGCAGGGTGGCCAGCCGGCGCATCCGGCGCAGGTCGCCGACGATGCGGTCGTACACCTCCTCGGCGGACAGGCCGCTGAACTGCGCGTCGTACAAGAGTCCTTGGGGCATCTCGCCGACCTGCATCTCGCGCAGCCAGCCGTTGATGACGTAGTCGCAGGCGACGTTGAACAGATACGGGTCGCGGGTGCCGCAGCGGTCGCCGTGGCGCAGGGCGGCGTGCAGCATCTCGTGCGCCAGGATGAAACGCCACTCCTCGTCCTCGAACGTCCGCAGCGGGTTGATGTAGATCTCGCCGGCCTCGGCGTTGACGGCGGCGACGGCGATGCCGTGCGCGCGGGCGAGTTCGGCGTCGGCGACCAGCTTGATGCCGGCCGCGATGCCGCCGAGCAGCGGGTAGGAGGTGATGAACCACTCCAGCGCCCACTGCCAGGGCCGCTTCTTGACGGGCTCGCCGTCCATGGATTCGCGGCGGCCGCCCGCCAGGTCCATCGCGGTGGAGACGGTGCGGGTGAGCGCGGTCGCGAAGGCGAGCTGGTGGTCCGGGGGCGATCCGAACCAGCCCATCCATTCCACGAGCAGTTGGTCCGCCTCGGAGCCCGCCGTGCCGCAGCGCTCGTACGCGGCCGGGACGCCGTCGCGCCGCCAGCGCGCGGCGAGCTGTTCCTCGTCGCCGTCCGGGTAGGTCAGGGGCAGGTGGTCCGGGGCCTTGCCGACCGGGAAGCTGAGCAGGAAGCGGTTGACGACGACGCAGCGGGCGGCGAGGTCGGCGCGGTCGGGCTGCACGGGGGTGCCCTTCTTGGAAGGGACGTGGCCGAAGCCGAGGTGCAGGACGGCGTGTGCGACGGCCCAGGCCCAGGCGGCGGGTTCGGCGATGCGATCGGGGTGAACGTGCAGGTCGCCCTGGGAGTTGACGAGGACGAGTCCGTCTCGGGGTGCCTGTTCGCACTTCTCCTGACGGCAGACGTCGAACTCGACGGCGGCGAGCGCCGGGTTGGCCCGCACCAGCCGCATGCCCTCGGCGAAGGCCTCCGCCGCGAGGTCCCGCTTCTTCTTCCCCTTCCCCTTGTCGGGGGTACGGCTCATCGCCGCGCCTCCACCAGCCGGGGCATGTCCCGCGCCGCCTCCACCAGGAACCACGAGGGCAGGACCGGATTGCCGTCGGCGTCCGAGGCGATGACGCTCTGGGCGACCTCGACGGAGATCTCCGCGAGCTGCACCAGCAGCGACTTCGCGCGGTACGCGGTCTGGCGGCCGGTCGCGGACATGTGGTCCTTGCTGACCGGCAGCTCCTTGATCAGGCGCCCGCGGAACGACTCGGCGAGGTAGTAGAGCAGGTCGCGGTCCTGCATGCGGTGCGGCCAGCGGGCGTCGCCCTTGACGATGGCCTCGATGCCGTACTGGCTGCGCACGATCTTGACGTAGCCGCAGAACGCGGTGGCGTGCACGGGCGTCAGCGTCCCGTGTGCGAGGACCTTCAGCGTCTCCTCGTCGAGATCCCGGCCGAAGGAGTGCAGCGCGTCGGAGAGCACGTGCCAGGAGCGGGGCGTGGAGAACGGCTCCTCGGTCTTCGGCGGCTTGGACCACAGGTGGTCGGGGCGGTCGGTGAGGTGGTCCAGGATCCACGGGTGGATGCCGTTGTCCACGGCCCAGGTCAGCCAG comes from the Streptomyces sp. NBC_00443 genome and includes:
- a CDS encoding OsmC family protein, which codes for MATTRSAHTVWEGNLLEGNGVVNFDSSGAIAAQPVTWASRSQDANGKTSPEELIAAAHSSCFSMALSHALAGAGTPPTKLVTSADVNFQPGEGITGIHLTVEGTVPGLDAEGFAAAAEDAKKNCPVSQALTGTTITLSAKLA
- a CDS encoding vWA domain-containing protein, with protein sequence MSRTPDKGKGKKKRDLAAEAFAEGMRLVRANPALAAVEFDVCRQEKCEQAPRDGLVLVNSQGDLHVHPDRIAEPAAWAWAVAHAVLHLGFGHVPSKKGTPVQPDRADLAARCVVVNRFLLSFPVGKAPDHLPLTYPDGDEEQLAARWRRDGVPAAYERCGTAGSEADQLLVEWMGWFGSPPDHQLAFATALTRTVSTAMDLAGGRRESMDGEPVKKRPWQWALEWFITSYPLLGGIAAGIKLVADAELARAHGIAVAAVNAEAGEIYINPLRTFEDEEWRFILAHEMLHAALRHGDRCGTRDPYLFNVACDYVINGWLREMQVGEMPQGLLYDAQFSGLSAEEVYDRIVGDLRRMRRLATLRGKGVGDVLGAPLGVPGDYCDLDEFYRRGLSHGLDLHQQQERGFLPGGLVQEIRALSHPPLPWDARLARWFDEFVPRPEPVRTYARPSRRQSSTPDIPRAGRYFPPEEIARCTFGVVLDTSGSMGSVLLGKALGAIASYAAARDVPAARVVFCDAGPYDAGYVPVTEIAGRVRVHGRGGTVLQPGIDLLQRADDFPPGAPVLVITDGWCDVLRVRREHAYLLPQGRRLPFTPRGPVFRVS
- a CDS encoding ATP-binding protein — translated: MQATVSVTPARIPDLLLGLATVRPVFIWGAPGIGKSSLVRNFAESLGLECVSLLGTQLAPEDLIGVPQIRDGRSVFCPPEAIARDEPYCLFLDELNAATPDVQKAFYSLILDRRIGNYELPKGSIVIGAGNRATDNALARPIASALVNRLTHVHLEASAKDWLTWAVDNGIHPWILDHLTDRPDHLWSKPPKTEEPFSTPRSWHVLSDALHSFGRDLDEETLKVLAHGTLTPVHATAFCGYVKIVRSQYGIEAIVKGDARWPHRMQDRDLLYYLAESFRGRLIKELPVSKDHMSATGRQTAYRAKSLLVQLAEISVEVAQSVIASDADGNPVLPSWFLVEAARDMPRLVEARR